From one Candidatus Sulfotelmatobacter sp. genomic stretch:
- a CDS encoding HTH domain-containing protein yields the protein MSRKAKVRVVTESTEEFFSRAREDARKLDRGRKLEPELVISFEDASEMMKVLSAQRLRLLRASKTATSVSLLAETLNRNARAVSRDIDLLESFGLLRTRYMPNPGHGRRRIVESSAKKYQLIASI from the coding sequence ATGAGCCGAAAAGCTAAAGTACGCGTGGTGACCGAAAGCACCGAAGAGTTTTTCAGCCGGGCTCGCGAAGACGCCCGCAAGCTGGACCGGGGCCGGAAGCTGGAGCCCGAGCTGGTTATTTCGTTCGAAGACGCGAGTGAAATGATGAAGGTGTTGTCGGCGCAACGGCTGCGGTTGCTGCGAGCCAGCAAGACGGCCACGTCAGTCTCTCTGTTAGCCGAAACCCTGAATCGAAATGCTCGTGCGGTCAGCCGGGATATCGACTTGCTGGAATCGTTCGGCCTTCTGCGCACTCGCTATATGCCGAATCCGGGGCATGGAAGGCGAAGGATAGTGGAATCGAGCGCGAAGAAGTATCAATTGATCGCGAGCATTTAA
- a CDS encoding sigma 54-interacting transcriptional regulator — protein sequence MSEPASFGFDNALLRPAAFSDPERVLEAYYGSSTVGLAILDTEHRYLAVNCRLAEINGVPAPEHLGKTIKEVLGDFADAVAPKLQRAISEREPVNFEISAMLPARNEPACWIVHYLPILNATGDVSRVGAVVVETTAEKMLERSLHDVDSKLHKEMDRLQMVLDVSKILATTWNLQHIFPQISARIRRVLWHEYAGFELYEANTGLLIRQAEDFPLGKGLLTSLPISPHNSPGGHALQMLTPLIFSKDQMLGFEAEITKNFLAEGLQSLCCVPLALPNGALGVLELASTRANAFQPEDLTLLNQVGAQFALALENHRAAAEIETLKERLADEKKYLEGETRPKAHFSEIVGDSPALHKVLDQISTVAPSHATVLILGETGTGKELVARAIHRLSRREEGPFIKVNCAAIPTGLLESELFGHEKGAFTGAVSQKVGRMELADGGTLFLDEVGEIPLELQPKLLRVLQDQEFERLGSNRTIKVNLRLIAATNRDLARGIALHEFRSDLFYRLSVFPIRVPPLRERREDIPLLVRHYVHKFAQRMERPIETIPRETMKALTEWSWPGNVRELENLMERSVILSDGNALHVPLSEMHSEVHLPSAQNHTLDSAEREHILRVLRETRGTIAGPDGAARRLGLKRTTLQSKMQRLKINRQDYMGS from the coding sequence ATGTCTGAACCTGCCTCCTTCGGATTCGACAACGCCCTTCTGCGACCCGCAGCCTTTTCCGACCCGGAGAGGGTACTCGAGGCCTATTACGGTTCCTCGACGGTCGGTCTTGCCATCTTGGACACTGAGCATCGCTATCTCGCGGTCAACTGCAGACTCGCCGAAATCAATGGTGTTCCTGCACCTGAACACCTCGGTAAGACGATCAAGGAAGTCCTGGGAGATTTCGCCGATGCGGTCGCGCCGAAGCTTCAGCGCGCGATTTCTGAAAGGGAACCGGTCAACTTTGAGATTTCCGCCATGCTCCCTGCACGAAACGAACCCGCCTGCTGGATCGTCCACTACCTTCCTATTCTGAACGCCACCGGAGATGTTTCGCGGGTGGGCGCCGTGGTGGTCGAAACCACTGCCGAAAAGATGCTGGAGCGATCCTTGCACGACGTTGACAGCAAATTACACAAAGAAATGGACCGGCTCCAGATGGTGCTCGACGTGAGTAAGATCCTGGCGACTACATGGAACTTGCAGCACATTTTCCCTCAGATCTCGGCCCGCATCCGCCGCGTCTTGTGGCACGAATACGCCGGGTTCGAGTTGTATGAGGCTAATACCGGGCTGCTTATCCGCCAGGCCGAAGACTTCCCGCTCGGCAAGGGCCTGCTTACATCCCTACCCATCAGTCCACACAACAGTCCCGGTGGCCACGCCCTGCAAATGCTCACCCCGCTAATCTTCTCCAAGGACCAGATGCTGGGCTTCGAGGCCGAGATCACCAAGAACTTTCTGGCCGAGGGACTGCAATCCCTGTGCTGCGTTCCGCTTGCCCTGCCCAATGGCGCGTTGGGAGTTCTGGAGCTTGCCAGTACGCGAGCCAATGCATTTCAGCCCGAAGACTTGACTCTGCTGAATCAGGTCGGCGCTCAATTTGCCCTGGCTCTGGAAAACCATCGAGCCGCAGCTGAGATTGAAACTCTCAAGGAGCGCCTCGCTGACGAGAAGAAATATCTGGAGGGAGAAACTCGCCCTAAAGCCCATTTCTCCGAGATCGTAGGCGATAGTCCCGCGCTCCACAAAGTACTCGACCAGATCTCTACGGTTGCTCCCAGTCATGCCACAGTGTTGATACTGGGAGAAACCGGCACCGGTAAGGAGTTAGTCGCCCGCGCTATCCATCGCTTGAGCCGCAGGGAGGAAGGACCCTTCATCAAAGTCAACTGCGCTGCCATCCCCACTGGCCTGCTGGAGAGCGAATTGTTCGGCCACGAGAAGGGCGCGTTCACCGGTGCGGTCAGCCAGAAAGTCGGGCGCATGGAACTGGCCGACGGCGGCACTCTGTTTCTTGACGAAGTTGGTGAAATTCCTCTTGAGCTCCAGCCCAAGCTGCTGCGCGTACTTCAGGATCAGGAGTTTGAACGGCTGGGCAGCAATCGCACGATCAAAGTGAACCTGCGTTTAATTGCCGCCACCAATCGAGATTTGGCCAGAGGAATCGCCCTGCATGAATTTCGCAGCGACCTCTTTTACCGTCTCAGCGTGTTTCCCATTCGCGTGCCTCCCCTGCGCGAACGCCGGGAGGATATTCCGCTGCTCGTCCGGCACTACGTTCACAAATTCGCTCAGCGCATGGAACGCCCCATCGAAACCATTCCCCGCGAAACCATGAAAGCCTTGACCGAGTGGTCCTGGCCCGGCAATGTTCGCGAACTCGAGAATCTCATGGAGCGCTCCGTCATTCTGAGCGACGGCAATGCCCTGCACGTCCCCTTATCGGAAATGCACAGTGAAGTCCATCTTCCGTCAGCCCAGAACCATACCTTGGATAGCGCCGAGCGTGAGCACATCCTTCGCGTTCTGCGGGAGACCCGCGGCACCATCGCCGGCCCCGACGGCGCTGCGCGCCGCCTCGGACTCAAACGCACTACCTTGCAGTCCAAAATGCAGCGCCTAAAAATCAATCGCCAGGACTACATGGGATCGTAA
- a CDS encoding type II toxin-antitoxin system RelE/ParE family toxin — protein sequence MAYLVRIAARAERDLVGIYEYIRAGESSAALRWYEGLRQAILTLAEHPNRCPVTPESKQFRHLLYGNKPHVYRVIYRILEKPKRVAIVHIRHGARRRFRVQELL from the coding sequence ATGGCATATCTCGTTAGAATCGCCGCTCGTGCCGAGCGCGACCTTGTGGGAATTTACGAGTACATCCGCGCAGGCGAATCTTCCGCTGCGCTCCGCTGGTATGAGGGCCTTAGGCAAGCGATCCTGACCCTCGCAGAACATCCGAATCGCTGCCCCGTCACTCCTGAGAGCAAGCAATTCCGTCATCTGCTCTATGGCAATAAGCCTCATGTCTATCGCGTGATCTACCGTATCCTGGAGAAGCCAAAGCGCGTCGCAATTGTCCATATTCGCCACGGTGCGCGACGCAGGTTTAGGGTCCAAGAACTTTTATAA
- a CDS encoding KH domain-containing protein, which translates to MTETSGNVVTLVELIAKSLVDAPDEVFVEKFDDDVIELEVAESDVGKVIGRQGRTARALRALLSAAGHRARKRYTLEILE; encoded by the coding sequence ATGACTGAGACCTCAGGAAACGTCGTAACGCTCGTCGAGCTGATTGCGAAGTCGCTGGTCGACGCTCCCGACGAAGTTTTCGTCGAGAAATTCGACGACGACGTAATCGAACTCGAAGTCGCGGAAAGCGATGTGGGCAAAGTAATCGGACGCCAGGGCCGGACCGCTCGCGCCCTGCGCGCCTTGTTGAGTGCCGCCGGCCATCGCGCCCGTAAGCGCTATACGCTCGAAATTCTCGAGTAA
- a CDS encoding type II toxin-antitoxin system prevent-host-death family antitoxin, whose protein sequence is MINVLDLTQDIQSLTTFRRRSADFLKQLRKSKRPVVLTVKGKAAAVVQDAQAYQRLLDIAAAADAREGIRQGMDDVRKGRTRPVQEFFAEFEAKHGISR, encoded by the coding sequence ATGATAAACGTGCTTGACCTTACCCAGGATATTCAGTCATTGACCACCTTCCGCCGTCGCTCAGCAGATTTCCTCAAGCAACTTCGAAAGAGCAAACGCCCGGTCGTCTTGACGGTGAAGGGTAAGGCCGCGGCGGTAGTCCAGGATGCGCAAGCCTACCAACGCCTGCTCGACATCGCAGCCGCCGCCGACGCCCGCGAAGGCATTCGCCAGGGTATGGACGACGTGAGGAAAGGCCGAACGCGCCCCGTGCAGGAGTTCTTCGCCGAGTTCGAAGCCAAGCATGGCATATCTCGTTAG
- a CDS encoding ribonuclease HII, whose protein sequence is MKSPPARTLSPSAAKLRLLKKLRCTLRYEKKAWASGARLVAGVDEVGRGSLFGCVVAAAVILDPAYRVRGLRDSKLLLPERREVLAERIREHAVAWAVAAVDAARIDQINIYHASRAAMRDAVMRLAPAADHLLVDALRLDCAQPQYPIIHGDALSASIAAASILAKVERDRMMCDWDAVFPAYGLASHKGYCTPKHLAALRTLGPTPLHRQSFAPVWQNPVPQDAFDFMQDDELVVEAAG, encoded by the coding sequence ATGAAGTCGCCGCCTGCACGAACGCTGTCGCCCTCCGCCGCCAAGTTGCGCCTGCTGAAAAAACTACGCTGCACGTTGCGCTATGAAAAGAAGGCCTGGGCGTCGGGCGCGCGCCTGGTCGCGGGGGTGGACGAAGTCGGCCGCGGATCTCTGTTCGGATGCGTCGTGGCAGCGGCTGTAATCCTTGACCCGGCATACCGGGTGCGCGGGCTGCGCGACTCGAAGCTACTCTTGCCGGAGCGGCGGGAAGTACTGGCGGAGCGCATCCGCGAACACGCGGTCGCGTGGGCCGTGGCGGCGGTGGACGCAGCCCGCATCGATCAGATCAACATTTATCACGCGTCGCGGGCGGCCATGCGCGATGCGGTCATGCGCCTGGCGCCCGCGGCCGACCACTTGCTGGTCGATGCCTTGCGCCTGGATTGCGCGCAGCCGCAATACCCCATTATCCATGGCGACGCGCTCTCGGCGTCGATCGCAGCCGCATCCATCCTGGCCAAAGTCGAGCGCGACCGCATGATGTGCGACTGGGACGCCGTCTTTCCCGCCTACGGGTTGGCCTCGCACAAGGGATACTGCACCCCGAAACATCTGGCTGCGTTACGCACGCTGGGGCCGACGCCGTTGCATCGCCAGTCCTTCGCTCCAGTGTGGCAGAATCCGGTGCCCCAAGACGCCTTCGACTTCATGCAGGACGACGAACTGGTCGTGGAGGCAGCGGGGTAA
- a CDS encoding acetyl-CoA C-acetyltransferase: protein MQAVYILSGARTPIGKFGGALASLTAADMGVVAAKAAMERAGVEAAQIDEAIFGCARQAGGGPNVARQISVRSGVPQEVPAFTVNKACASGMKSIALAYQSILLGDANCILAGGTESMSRVPYYFDGARWGYRLGNQEMVDGMYRDGFFCPLAKMVMGETAEVLAEQYKITREEQDEFALLSQSRAARAIAAGRFDAEIVPVTIEGKKGATTFAKDEHPFADASLEKLGKLAPVFSKSGTITAGNSSGITDGAAAVVVAGEHFVKQNSLKPLARIVAVASAGVDPRTMGIGPVPALRKLEEKHNLRLHEFGLIELNEAFAAQVLACDRTLNMNRERLNVNGGAIAIGHPIGCTGTRITVTLLHEMLKRNTKRGVATLCVSGGMGMALALENVV from the coding sequence TTGCAGGCTGTCTACATTCTTTCGGGCGCGCGGACGCCGATTGGGAAATTTGGCGGGGCACTGGCTTCTTTGACCGCGGCGGATATGGGCGTGGTCGCGGCGAAGGCGGCGATGGAGCGGGCTGGGGTTGAGGCGGCGCAGATTGACGAGGCGATTTTCGGCTGCGCGCGGCAGGCGGGGGGTGGGCCGAATGTGGCGCGGCAGATTTCGGTGCGCAGCGGCGTGCCGCAGGAGGTTCCGGCGTTTACCGTCAACAAGGCTTGCGCGTCGGGGATGAAGTCGATTGCGCTGGCGTATCAGTCAATTCTTCTCGGCGATGCCAACTGCATTCTGGCGGGCGGCACGGAGTCGATGTCGCGGGTTCCTTATTATTTCGACGGGGCGCGCTGGGGATACCGGCTGGGCAATCAGGAAATGGTCGACGGGATGTATCGCGACGGATTTTTCTGCCCGCTGGCCAAGATGGTGATGGGCGAGACCGCCGAAGTGCTGGCGGAGCAATACAAGATCACGCGCGAAGAGCAGGATGAATTTGCTTTGCTGTCGCAAAGCCGCGCGGCGCGGGCGATTGCGGCGGGACGGTTCGATGCCGAAATTGTTCCGGTGACGATTGAAGGAAAAAAGGGCGCGACTACGTTTGCGAAGGATGAGCATCCTTTTGCCGATGCGAGTCTGGAGAAACTTGGCAAGCTTGCGCCAGTGTTCTCGAAAAGCGGGACGATCACTGCGGGAAATTCCTCGGGAATCACCGATGGGGCTGCGGCGGTGGTCGTCGCCGGCGAGCATTTTGTGAAGCAGAACAGTCTGAAGCCGCTAGCGCGGATTGTCGCGGTCGCGTCAGCGGGCGTCGATCCTCGGACGATGGGGATTGGTCCGGTGCCGGCGCTGCGCAAGTTGGAGGAGAAACATAACTTGAGGTTGCACGAATTTGGACTGATCGAGTTGAATGAAGCGTTCGCGGCACAGGTGCTGGCCTGCGACCGGACATTGAATATGAATCGCGAACGGCTGAATGTGAATGGCGGGGCGATCGCGATCGGGCATCCGATTGGGTGTACGGGTACGCGCATCACCGTGACGCTGCTGCATGAAATGCTGAAGCGCAATACGAAACGGGGTGTGGCCACGCTTTGTGTAAGCGGCGGCATGGGAATGGCGCTGGCGCTTGAAAACGTGGTCTGA
- a CDS encoding PilZ domain-containing protein, translated as MQNKSNPQEKQNGLLTGKVVHLAIPVRWSLMGQEGRGASETACTYDIHPHGARLLSSRQVNVGDLVMVERGRNKAICQVMWSGHPDSPLRGQFSVQCVEGRTPWEDELRQMQEQYQPVILDAPVGRSMLGKSMRGFERPDANRRRRPRFYVEGQAEVIDGVQRAAGEVQQISEYGARISATEILRPGTDFRLMLNMFDISVAVKAQVKYLVDNLSMGVEFQQIRRGDRPLLSYVLSKVRKKRVEEFVEVEVVREPLAAVAS; from the coding sequence GTGCAAAACAAATCCAATCCACAAGAGAAACAGAATGGGCTGCTCACCGGCAAGGTGGTGCACCTTGCGATACCCGTACGCTGGAGCTTGATGGGCCAGGAAGGCCGCGGGGCCAGCGAGACGGCATGTACCTATGACATCCACCCGCACGGCGCAAGGTTGCTCAGCTCGCGCCAGGTCAACGTCGGCGATCTGGTGATGGTGGAGCGCGGGCGCAACAAAGCTATCTGCCAGGTGATGTGGTCCGGGCATCCGGATTCTCCGTTGCGCGGCCAGTTCTCGGTGCAATGCGTTGAGGGGAGGACTCCGTGGGAGGATGAATTGCGTCAGATGCAGGAGCAGTATCAGCCGGTTATTCTTGACGCCCCAGTCGGCAGGTCGATGCTCGGCAAGTCAATGCGTGGATTTGAGCGTCCCGATGCCAACCGGCGGCGGCGGCCGCGCTTCTACGTCGAGGGCCAGGCCGAGGTAATTGACGGCGTGCAGCGGGCAGCGGGCGAAGTGCAGCAGATTTCCGAATATGGCGCGCGCATTTCTGCCACGGAAATCCTGCGCCCCGGAACCGACTTCCGCCTTATGCTGAACATGTTCGACATCAGCGTAGCGGTGAAGGCGCAGGTGAAATATCTGGTCGACAATCTCAGCATGGGTGTGGAGTTCCAGCAGATTCGCCGGGGCGACCGGCCGTTGCTTAGTTATGTGTTGAGCAAAGTCCGCAAGAAACGGGTCGAGGAGTTCGTCGAAGTCGAAGTAGTGCGGGAGCCTCTGGCCGCAGTGGCAAGCTAG
- the rplS gene encoding 50S ribosomal protein L19, giving the protein MSNLIIEKLLAKSQRTDIPGFHPGDTVRVHVKIKEGDKERVQAFEGVVIKRDNGPQASFTVRKISFGQGVERIFPINSKVVDKVELMRSSKVRRARLFYLRGLRGKAARLRDVEKS; this is encoded by the coding sequence ATGTCAAACCTAATCATCGAAAAGCTGCTGGCCAAATCGCAACGCACCGACATCCCCGGCTTCCATCCCGGTGACACCGTTCGAGTTCACGTCAAGATCAAAGAAGGCGACAAAGAACGCGTGCAGGCCTTCGAAGGCGTGGTCATCAAGCGAGACAACGGTCCGCAAGCCAGCTTCACCGTCCGCAAGATCAGCTTTGGCCAGGGCGTGGAACGTATCTTCCCGATCAATTCCAAGGTGGTCGACAAGGTGGAACTAATGCGCTCGTCCAAGGTTCGGCGCGCCCGACTGTTCTACCTGCGCGGATTGAGGGGCAAGGCCGCCCGCCTGCGCGACGTTGAAAAGAGCTAA
- the trmD gene encoding tRNA (guanosine(37)-N1)-methyltransferase TrmD has translation MKADILTIFPGFFAGPLDHGITRRAREMGLAKIEVHDLREFTHDRHRTVDDRPFGGGEGMVLKPEPLFECLETLQLASREVRMNERIAGRAKQSVILLSAQGQRFTQQVAAELAMLDRMVLICGRYEGVDERVADFLADRELSIGDYVLSGGELGAAVIIEAVTRLLPGAVGNEASTRQESFTAHPEREAADAADSTCGSGGLLDYPHYTRPADFHGMAVPEVLLNGDHQEIRRWRKEQALRKTLRNRPDLLEGATLSEDDKKILDLIRRDGANKD, from the coding sequence ATGAAAGCCGATATTCTCACGATCTTTCCCGGCTTTTTCGCTGGACCGCTGGATCACGGCATTACCCGCCGGGCCCGCGAGATGGGCCTGGCGAAAATCGAAGTCCACGATCTGCGCGAGTTCACGCATGACCGGCACCGCACCGTGGATGACCGCCCTTTCGGCGGCGGCGAAGGCATGGTGCTCAAGCCGGAACCGCTCTTTGAATGTCTGGAAACGTTGCAGCTGGCAAGCCGCGAAGTTCGCATGAACGAGCGAATCGCGGGCCGCGCGAAGCAGTCGGTAATTCTGCTGTCGGCGCAGGGCCAGCGCTTCACGCAGCAGGTCGCAGCAGAGTTGGCGATGTTGGATCGCATGGTTCTGATCTGCGGCCGCTACGAGGGCGTGGATGAGCGCGTCGCCGATTTTCTCGCCGACCGCGAGTTGTCGATTGGCGATTACGTGTTGAGCGGTGGGGAACTGGGCGCGGCGGTGATCATCGAGGCGGTGACGCGATTGCTGCCCGGCGCTGTCGGAAACGAAGCCTCGACGCGCCAAGAGTCATTCACGGCGCACCCCGAAAGAGAAGCTGCCGACGCGGCGGATTCGACCTGCGGTTCCGGCGGATTGCTCGACTATCCGCATTACACGCGTCCCGCAGATTTTCACGGGATGGCAGTGCCGGAAGTTTTGCTGAACGGCGATCACCAGGAAATCCGCCGCTGGCGCAAGGAACAAGCACTAAGAAAAACGCTGCGCAATCGCCCGGATTTGCTCGAAGGCGCCACGTTGAGCGAGGACGATAAAAAGATTCTGGATCTTATCAGGCGCGACGGAGCGAACAAAGATTGA
- a CDS encoding LytTR family DNA-binding domain-containing protein: MALSAVIVDDEQLARDELAYLLKNADDVDVVAQGKNGLEAVGLIKEHNPDLVFLDVQMPGLDGFGVIKKLLDKKVPLPKIVFATAFDQYAVKAFEVNAVDYLLKPFDKKRVAQAIQKARAKQDADGLPAEKIETLVRMIESQKQPAAKVLLKTVGRMFLVDQRDICYAWIEDGVITVVTGGVAGMEGQSNCRTLEELLDSLDTNLFWRAHRSYLVNINRIREVVPWFKSSYQLRMDDKKQTEIPVSRAQTKRLRELFGL, encoded by the coding sequence ATGGCTTTATCCGCTGTAATCGTGGACGATGAGCAACTGGCGCGCGACGAACTTGCCTACCTGCTGAAGAATGCCGACGATGTCGATGTCGTGGCGCAGGGTAAGAACGGACTGGAAGCCGTCGGCCTCATCAAGGAACACAATCCGGACTTGGTGTTTCTGGACGTCCAAATGCCGGGACTGGACGGCTTCGGTGTCATCAAGAAATTGCTCGATAAGAAAGTCCCGCTACCCAAGATTGTATTTGCCACCGCCTTTGATCAGTATGCGGTGAAAGCGTTCGAAGTGAACGCGGTCGATTATCTGCTGAAACCGTTCGACAAGAAGCGGGTGGCGCAGGCGATCCAAAAGGCGCGAGCCAAGCAGGACGCGGATGGGTTGCCGGCAGAGAAGATTGAAACCCTGGTACGGATGATTGAGTCTCAGAAGCAGCCGGCGGCGAAGGTTCTGCTGAAGACTGTGGGACGCATGTTCCTGGTGGACCAGCGAGATATCTGTTATGCGTGGATCGAAGACGGCGTGATCACGGTGGTGACCGGAGGGGTGGCAGGAATGGAAGGCCAGTCCAATTGCCGGACGCTGGAGGAGTTGCTGGACAGTTTAGACACGAACCTTTTCTGGCGGGCGCACCGCTCCTATCTGGTGAACATCAACCGCATCCGCGAGGTAGTACCATGGTTCAAGAGTTCGTATCAGCTGCGCATGGATGATAAGAAGCAGACTGAGATTCCAGTCAGCCGGGCTCAGACCAAGCGACTGCGGGAACTGTTCGGACTCTGA
- a CDS encoding Crp/Fnr family transcriptional regulator: MPDNSGLNRPVAPDVQPSPSTPRREIDPLYLFACRLAWEQQEEPSAAWELLAAAQSSDGDARAYARALIASSPQLGGLGTSSVGTTRQKRQAAKEKDMNAPYGLDIVDNCTECPYTNASFFCGFSESVRQALNEVSHKSILPAGAILFVEGQSPRGMFILCSGRVNLSTASREGKILILKSAQAGEALGLSATVSGMGYEATAETATPCQLNFVDRNHYLELMQAHSEVGLHAAQCLSRDFQSAYRDIHDLVLTRSSAGKLARLLLSHSPAQAPEIASAESRVHSAMTHEEMAQRIGSSRETVTRLLSNLRKKQLIRLEGPTLIIRDRTALEALAV, translated from the coding sequence TTGCCCGATAACTCGGGTCTCAATCGACCCGTCGCTCCAGACGTTCAACCCAGCCCATCGACTCCCCGAAGGGAAATCGATCCCCTTTATCTGTTCGCCTGCCGCCTGGCGTGGGAACAGCAGGAAGAGCCGAGCGCTGCCTGGGAGTTGCTGGCGGCCGCTCAGAGTTCCGACGGCGATGCTCGCGCTTATGCTCGCGCCCTCATCGCCAGTTCGCCTCAACTCGGAGGCCTGGGTACGAGTTCGGTTGGCACGACCAGACAAAAGCGGCAGGCCGCCAAGGAGAAAGATATGAATGCACCTTATGGACTCGACATAGTCGATAACTGCACCGAGTGTCCTTACACGAATGCCAGCTTTTTTTGTGGTTTTTCCGAGTCCGTACGCCAGGCGCTGAACGAAGTTAGTCACAAGAGCATCCTGCCGGCCGGAGCGATCCTGTTTGTCGAAGGGCAGAGTCCGCGCGGAATGTTCATCTTGTGCTCGGGCCGCGTCAATCTTTCCACCGCGTCCCGGGAAGGCAAGATCCTGATTCTGAAAAGCGCCCAAGCGGGCGAGGCCCTTGGCCTGAGCGCGACCGTTTCGGGCATGGGATACGAAGCGACGGCCGAAACGGCAACGCCCTGCCAGTTGAACTTTGTGGATCGTAACCACTACCTCGAACTGATGCAGGCACACAGCGAGGTCGGCCTGCACGCGGCGCAGTGTTTGAGTCGCGACTTCCAGTCCGCCTATCGCGACATTCACGATCTGGTGCTCACGCGTTCTTCCGCCGGAAAACTCGCCAGGCTGCTGCTCTCGCACTCGCCGGCGCAGGCCCCGGAAATCGCATCCGCGGAATCGCGCGTCCATTCGGCGATGACTCACGAAGAGATGGCGCAGCGCATCGGCTCGTCCCGGGAGACCGTCACTCGATTGTTAAGCAATCTCAGGAAAAAGCAGTTGATTCGTTTGGAGGGGCCGACCTTGATTATTCGCGATAGGACTGCATTGGAAGCTTTGGCCGTATAG
- the purS gene encoding phosphoribosylformylglycinamidine synthase subunit PurS codes for MTAYVYVSLKKSVLDPQGKTIQGALKKMGYKGLEGVRQGKYFELTLDGGLSREEAQSEVERIAREVLTNPVIEEFRFSLAE; via the coding sequence ATGACAGCCTACGTCTACGTCTCGCTCAAGAAAAGCGTTCTCGATCCTCAGGGCAAAACCATTCAGGGCGCGCTCAAAAAGATGGGATATAAGGGTCTGGAGGGCGTGCGGCAGGGGAAATATTTTGAGCTCACACTGGACGGCGGCCTGTCACGCGAAGAGGCGCAGTCTGAGGTCGAGCGCATCGCCCGCGAAGTGCTGACCAATCCCGTCATTGAAGAATTTCGTTTCTCCCTGGCCGAGTAA
- the rimM gene encoding ribosome maturation factor RimM (Essential for efficient processing of 16S rRNA) yields the protein MADARGEFITLARVVKTQGRHGEVAAEVHSNVPERFAAGMKLFALAKSALAKPEDTRRELEVEDLWPHKGLVVLKFRGVDSMNDAELLIGSELQVPKTERAQLEAGWTYVSDLIGCTVFDHIREIGRIEDLQFGAGEAPLLIVDNKEGKKFDVPFAEAYLEGVDIAHRQVRMNLPEGLLEVNAPVTPEEKQEQQSERNKKH from the coding sequence ATGGCCGATGCGCGCGGCGAGTTCATCACCCTGGCCCGCGTCGTGAAGACGCAAGGCCGACACGGCGAGGTTGCAGCGGAAGTTCACAGCAACGTGCCGGAACGCTTCGCCGCAGGCATGAAGTTGTTCGCGCTGGCAAAGTCGGCGCTCGCCAAGCCCGAAGATACAAGGCGCGAACTGGAAGTAGAAGATTTGTGGCCGCATAAAGGTCTGGTCGTTCTGAAGTTTCGCGGTGTTGATTCGATGAACGACGCCGAGTTGCTGATCGGCTCTGAGTTGCAGGTTCCGAAAACCGAACGCGCGCAACTGGAAGCGGGCTGGACCTACGTAAGCGATCTAATCGGATGCACAGTTTTCGATCACATCCGCGAAATCGGACGGATCGAAGACCTTCAGTTCGGAGCCGGCGAAGCCCCGCTGCTGATCGTTGACAACAAAGAAGGCAAGAAGTTCGACGTGCCCTTCGCTGAAGCGTATCTCGAGGGTGTAGATATAGCGCATCGTCAGGTGCGGATGAATTTGCCGGAGGGTCTGTTAGAAGTAAACGCCCCAGTAACGCCAGAAGAAAAGCAGGAACAGCAGTCAGAAAGAAATAAAAAGCATTGA
- the rpsP gene encoding 30S ribosomal protein S16, which translates to MIRLARRGARKQPHYRIVVIEKARARNGRPVEVVGTYNPRTNPASVEMKRDRVEYWVSKGAQMSERVGKLFSKTPAPAAAGSAA; encoded by the coding sequence ATGATTCGTCTGGCGCGCCGTGGTGCGCGCAAACAACCGCACTATCGCATCGTGGTGATTGAGAAGGCGCGCGCCCGCAACGGCCGTCCGGTGGAAGTGGTCGGGACCTACAATCCCCGCACCAATCCCGCCAGCGTCGAGATGAAGCGCGATCGCGTCGAGTACTGGGTGTCGAAGGGCGCGCAAATGTCGGAGCGCGTCGGCAAACTGTTCTCGAAGACCCCGGCTCCGGCCGCTGCCGGCTCCGCCGCCTAG